The Primulina huaijiensis isolate GDHJ02 chromosome 17, ASM1229523v2, whole genome shotgun sequence genome window below encodes:
- the LOC140963260 gene encoding uncharacterized protein, with the protein MEEPTLSRLNRLNNIQRQLEGIRSTSQSPKSSSASTRSMDEVIMEVEHKGTLMERLVRAEDRIFKICLMMEEETMETSPTEKKTLKKGLKHFVKSWVGEDVN; encoded by the exons ATGGAAGAACCAACGCTCTCTCGGCTTAATCGTCTAAATAATATT CAAAGACAATTGGAAGGCATTCGGAGTACGAGTCAATCTCCAAAGAGCTCGAGTGCATCCACTCGTTCAATGGACGAGGTAATCATGGAAGTCGAACACAAAGGAACGCTGATGGAAAGATTAGTTCGTGCGGAGGATCGCATCTTCAAG ATATGTTTGATGATGGAAGAAGAGACGATGGAGACGAGTCCAACGGAgaaaaaaacccttaaaaaaGGTTTGAAGCACTTTGTGAAATCATGGGTTGGAGA
- the LOC140963593 gene encoding polygalacturonase QRT2 has protein sequence MMMSRILFVSLLTILLCSSSCHGRKAHKHGKNSKHHSNQLIISQQVRINVEDFGAKADKKSDNAQAFSRAWEKACNSTNPSTIVVPRGKTYYIKHINFPGPCKSSVSMEIQGTIKATSEMYDTPKRLWIKFEDVAGMNIFGGGIIDGNGEIWWKNSCKIKKTKPCQTQGAPTAMTFKNCVNLKMTNLNIRNAQQMHVVFDGCRDVEASNLRITTPGDSPNTDGIHITKTQNINILDSIIKTGDDCISIVNGTSNVQVQNIMCGPGHGISIGSLGENNMENHVSNILVKGVTITGATNGVRIKTWQGGSGSARNIAFEDILMQNVSNPIIINQNYCDKSKKCVKQNSAVQVENIMYRNIRGTSSSKVAINFSCSESFPCRNLYMENVKLSRHGEDGKAEAFCSQLTMLKAGANSFPRCSAHA, from the exons ATGATGATGTCCAGAATTTTATTTGTCTCACTTTTGACAATTTTATTGTGTTCATCCTCTTGTCATGGAAGAAAAGCCCACAAGCATGGAAAAAATTCCAAACATCACAGCAATCAGCTTATAATATCACAACAGGTGAGGATCAATGTCGAAGATTTCGGAGCCAAAGCTGACAAAAAATCAGACAATGCCCAG GCATTCAGCAGAGCTTGGGAAAAGGCTTGTAATTCTACGAATCCATCGACGATCGTGGTTCCGAGAGGAAAAACTTATtacattaaacatattaattttcCAGGCCCTTGCAAGAGTTCTGTTTCTATGGAG ATCCAAGGTACAATAAAGGCAACATCGGAAATGTATGACACCCCTAAGAGACTATGGATAAAGTTCGAAGATGTTGCGGGCATGAATATTTTCGGAGGTGGTATCATAGATGGCAATGGTGAAATATGGTGGAAAAATTCTtgcaaaatcaagaaaactaag CCTTGCCAAACGCAGGGTGCACCAACG GCTATGACATTCAAAAACTGTGTGAATTTAAAGATGACGAATTTAAATATACGAAATGCACaacaaatgcatgtggttttcgATGGTTGTCGCGACGTCGAGGCTTCAAACCTAAGAATAACAACACCTGGAGATAGCCCTAACACGGATGGAATTCACATcaccaaaacacaaaatatcaATATCCTCGACTCTATAATTAAAACTG GCGATGATTGTATCTCAATAGTAAATGGAACAAGTAACGTTCAAGTGCAGAACATAATGTGTGGACCAGGCCATGGAATCAG CATTGGAAGCTTAGGTGAAAACAATATGGAAAaccatgtttcaaatattttggtgAAGGGTGTCACGATTACAGGAGCAACTAATGGAGTTAGAATAAAAACTTGGCAG GGAGGGAGTGGAAGTGCAAGAAACATCGCATTTGAAGACATCCTTATGCAGAATGTTTCCAATCCCATAATCATTAACCAAAACTACTGTGACAAAAGTAAAAAATGTGTCAAGCAG AATTCAGCAGTGCAAGTAGAGAACATAATGTACAGAAACATAAGAGGCACGAGTTCTTCGAAGGTGGCCATAAATTTCAGCTGCAGTGAATCGTTTCCATGCAGAAATCTTTACATGGAAAACGTGAAATTGAGCAGACACGGAGAAGATGGAAAGGCCGAAGCGTTTTGCTCTCAGCTTACAATGTTAAAAGCCGGAGCCAATTCCTTCCCACGCTGCTCTGCTCATGCATAA
- the LOC140962566 gene encoding protein SEMI-ROLLED LEAF 2-like isoform X1 translates to MSVMSKRVMPVCDTLCTCCPSMRPRSRHPVKRYKKLLAEIFPRNMEEEPNDRKISKLCEYASKNPLRVPKITTLLEQRCYRELRNENLKSVKVVVCVYRKLLMSCKQQMPLFAGSFLSIIHILLDQTRHDVMRINGCRALFDFVDNQWLQPSLMVTALLKSCIGDYKRSRAAFSLNPL, encoded by the exons ATGAGTGTGATGTCGAAGCGAGTTATGCCCGTTTGTGACACTTTATGTACTTGTTGCCCTTCAATGCGACCGAGATCGCGGCACCCTGTCAAGCGTTACAAGAAATTGTTGGCAGAAATTTTCCCGCGGAATATG GAGGAAGAACCTAATGACCGTAAAATCAGTAAATTGTGTGAATATGCTTCCAAAAACCCCTTACGCGTGCCCAAG ATTACAACTTTGCTTGAGCAAAGGTGTTATCGCGAACTGAGAAATGAAAATCTCAAGTCTGTAAAAGTTGTCGTTTGTGTCTATCGAAAGCTGCTGATGTCTTGCAAGCAGCAAAT GCCATTGTTTGCTGGAAGCTTTCTCAGTATAATACACATCTTACTGGATCAAACGAGACACGATGTCATGCGAATTAATGGTTGCAGGGCACTTTTTGACTTTGTAGATAACCAG TGGTTGCAACCATCACTCATGGTGACAGCACTACTAAAATCATGTATCGGAGACTACAAAAGAAGTCGTGCAGCTTTCAGTCTCAACCCCCTCTGA
- the LOC140962566 gene encoding protein SEMI-ROLLED LEAF 2-like isoform X2, giving the protein MSVMSKRVMPVCDTLCTCCPSMRPRSRHPVKRYKKLLAEIFPRNMEEEPNDRKISKLCEYASKNPLRVPKITTLLEQRCYRELRNENLKSVKVVVCVYRKLLMSCKQQMPLFAGSFLSIIHILLDQTRHDVMRINGCRALFDFVDNQHY; this is encoded by the exons ATGAGTGTGATGTCGAAGCGAGTTATGCCCGTTTGTGACACTTTATGTACTTGTTGCCCTTCAATGCGACCGAGATCGCGGCACCCTGTCAAGCGTTACAAGAAATTGTTGGCAGAAATTTTCCCGCGGAATATG GAGGAAGAACCTAATGACCGTAAAATCAGTAAATTGTGTGAATATGCTTCCAAAAACCCCTTACGCGTGCCCAAG ATTACAACTTTGCTTGAGCAAAGGTGTTATCGCGAACTGAGAAATGAAAATCTCAAGTCTGTAAAAGTTGTCGTTTGTGTCTATCGAAAGCTGCTGATGTCTTGCAAGCAGCAAAT GCCATTGTTTGCTGGAAGCTTTCTCAGTATAATACACATCTTACTGGATCAAACGAGACACGATGTCATGCGAATTAATGGTTGCAGGGCACTTTTTGACTTTGTAGATAACCAG CACTACTAA
- the LOC140962974 gene encoding uncharacterized protein, with protein sequence MASFGSLKQAIFDKEARKQQYQDHIRGLNAYDRHKKFVDDYVSYYGKQKSVPGKLPVKTDLDTLREGYRFIRTEEDDMNPSWEQRLVKRYYDKLFKEYCIADMSHYKTGKIGLRWRTEKEVISGKGQFVCGNKHCDRKDNLSSYEVNFSYIEAGENKQALVKLVACERCVEKLLHKKLNEKEQLRQKEIDRREKRDRSESDEDTEIDHGRSKDRRIGNKGSSSTATKKMDDEENFNEFLEGLFP encoded by the exons ATGGCTTCGTTTGGCTCTCTCAAGCAAGCAATCTTCGACAAAGAAGCTCGAAAACA GCAGTATCAAGATCATATACGAGGCCTCAATGCCTACGATCGCCACAAGAAATTCGTGGATGACTATG TTAGTTACTATGGGAAACAGAAATCTGTACCAGGAAAGTTGCCAGTTAAAACTGATCTAGACACTCTAAGAGAAGGATATCG GTTCATAAGGACTGAGGAAGATGACATGAATCCTTCTTGGGAGCAAAGGCTAGTGAAGCGCTACTATGACAAGCTCTTCAAGGA ATACTGCATAGCTGATATGTCTCATTACAAGACTGGCAAG ATTGGTCTGAGATGGAGGACTGAAAAGGAAGTAATATCTGGGAAAG GGCAGTTTGTATGCGGGAATAAGCATTGTGATCGAAAGGATAATTTGTCAAGCTATGAG GTGAACTTCTCTTATATTGAAGCCGGAGAAAACAAGCAGGCCTTGGTTAAATTAGTAGCCTGTGAGAG ATGTGTGGAGAAGCTTCTGCACAAAAAACTGAATGAGAAAGAACAATTGAGACAAAAAGAGATTGACAGACGTGAGAAAAG GGACAGGTCTGAAAGTGATGAAGATACAGAGATTGACCATGGAAGAAGCAAAGACAGGAGAATAG GAAACAAGGGTTCTAGTTCAACCGCTACCAAGAAGATGGACGATGAGGAGAACTTTAATGAGTTTCTCGAGGGACTGTTTCCTTGA